One genomic window of Aptenodytes patagonicus chromosome 3, bAptPat1.pri.cur, whole genome shotgun sequence includes the following:
- the LOC143158894 gene encoding T-cell activation Rho GTPase-activating protein-like yields the protein MHKALTGPAGVHPQVLRELADGLVRPLQKGDVPEDWKKANGTTPEGAKRARVSRLPSLKLLQKELSRRRAWRTFSARSLERLMEGQAEADPKQGPPTVPSDNRGGLCRSPAGGSSGRRRRGLPWPFALRRTPAAAQAPGQAGSGCSRALFGQPLAALCGEDGTLPQPIQELLAVLQQQGPSTEGIFRRAASGTALRELREALDRGADVDLGSQPALLLAVILKDFLRSIPSKLLVNDLYEDWMAAMQKTSKEEKISELKAVAEKLPAANLLLLKRLLSLLQHIGHNASASRMSCSNLAICVGPNLLSPADEDLLPLEAMLEVAEKVKVLVEFLVENCRDVFGEETTDLSCPPAEESPAPTERSSDLRLEEPSVPAATADSEREAEALPHAPPSLLAVLKEAGGETVVGSETGEAPVAMPPSAPQSAADSLGRPEELASLSEERRFAGSPQHEENRSNRKRKEAWGEESESREEKKRRKREKVLGDGPTKRRRKAQEVRKPRCRFMFAG from the exons atgcacaaggCCCTGACGGGCCCCGCCGGGgtgcaccctcaagtgctgagggagctggcagatggcctTGTGCGGCCGCtccaaaagggagatgtgcctgaagactggaagaaagcaaacggCAC gacaccagaaggagccaaGAGAGCCCGAGTGAGCCGTCTCCCATCgctcaaactcctgcagaaggagctgagccgccgccgtgcc tggaggacgttcagcgccaggagcctggagaggctgatggagggccaggcagag gctgatcccaagcaagggcctccgacGGTCCCGTCTGACAAcagagggggactttgccgctcaccag caggagggagcagcgggaggaggaggagggggctgccctggccctttgctctgcggcggaccccggccgctgcccaggcgccagggcaggcgggctccggctgcagcagggcgctcttcggccagcccctggcagccctctgcggggaggacggcacgctgccccagcccatccag gagctgctggctgtcctgcagcagcaagggccGTCGACAGaagggatattccgcagagctgccagcgggacagcgcTTCGGGAGCTGCGGGAGGCCCTGGACCGCGGCGcagacgtcgacctgggaagccagcccgcgctgctgctggccgtcatcttgaag gacttcctccgaagcatcccctccaagctcctcgtgaacgacctctacgaggactggatggcagcgatgcagaagaccagcaaggaggagaagatctcagagctgaaagc ggtggccgagaagttgcctgcagccaacctcctcctcctgaagcggctgctgtccctcctccagcacatcggccacaacgcgtccgccagcaggatgagctgcagcaacctggccatctgcgtggggcccaacctgctgagcccagccgacgaggacctgctcccgctggaggccatgctggaggtggctgagaag gtgaaggtgctggtggagtttctggtgGAGAACTGCAGGGACGTCTTTGGGGAGGAGACAACTGACCTTTCCTGCCCACCAGCCGAGGAGTCGCCAGCCCCCACGGAGAGATCCAGCG atctgCGTTTGGAAGAGCCAAGTGTCCCCGCAGCCACAGCAGACAGCGAGCGTGAGGCAGAAGCCTTGCCGCATGCACCCCCCTCTCTGCTCgctgtcctcaaagaagctgggggagagacGGTGGTGGGGTCTGAAACGGGAGAG GCACCCGTTGCTATGCCTCCAAGCGCCCCCCAGAGCGCGGCAGACTccctggggcgcccagaagaactggcgagcctttcagaggagagaag gtttgcaggctctccccagcacgaggaaaacagaagcaaccgcaagagaaaagaggcctggggagaggagagtgaaagccgcgaggaaaagaagaggaggaagagagaaaaagttctgGGGGACGGACCAACGAAAAGACGCAGGAAGGCGCAGGAGGTCAGGAAGCCCAG gtgccgATTCATGTTCGCCGGCTGA